DNA from Kryptolebias marmoratus isolate JLee-2015 linkage group LG15, ASM164957v2, whole genome shotgun sequence:
aaataaaactcaagttGTTGTAGACATTATAGCAGAAACACTTGAATACATAATTGAATTTTATATTTAGTAAAATAGAATCCATTTACAGACAGAAGAGCTGCAGAAGATTAAACTACAGAAATATTCAAAGCAAGGCGGCTCAGCTGATCAGGATTTTGCTTtctgaatatatattttgtacAGAACTTGATATGGTAAAAATGGCATCCAatcttcaaataaatatttatagaaaatTTACTGTAAAGCTCAAATCTCTTAAAATGAGGAAGTCTTAAAGGTTGCTTTTAAAATTACTATAATGCATTCTGAAAAATTTGCTGACAATTATATTTTAGTCTCTTgaaccaaaactgaaaacagtttaGGGAAAATACTCACTGTTCTGAGTGTGTCAAGACATTACTGTCAGAATTATACTAAATAATGTgctattttaatttattccctTTCTAAATCTCTACAGCAATGATGAGTATGTAACagctttttgcagtttttccagAGTACCACAAGGGGGCAGCATTAGCCTAACATACATTATCCTGAAGCTGACTAGCAGCTCAATTGTTTGAGATACACAGGGCGATATTACCACACCGCAGCTTTCCATTCCTCCTTTCTGTTACCACAGTCTTCCTCACCTCATGTCCTGGATCAGAGAGACTCTCAGAGGAGGCATGGCTGATCCGCCTCCATCAGACTTCCGCCTCTCGGTGTCATGGATGAACCCTGGTGTGGAAGTGAAATAAGTGAATACTTGCAGATGTTAACTGGATCTGCTCATCAGGTGAAAGGATGTAAGCATTTACCTGGAGGTCCCAAACTGCCTGGAGTGGCGTTCTTCTCTTTGCTGTCCTGGTAATGCAGGAGGTGGGACCACAAGGCGGATTTACCCTGAATCAGAAAACTCATTTAGTGCCACGACTTGCTCTGACAGGACTTCAGCTAATTGCTGCAGTCCAATTATGTCGAATGTGACAATGGTTGAGATTGTTTTTGACTAACCTGTTTAACCTGTAGGCCGTGACTCCAGATCCTCTCCAGCAGGTCACAGAGGCTGGCGATCAGGGTGTTCTCCTCAACGCCTGTGATACTAACCTCTCCATGACCCAACTCCACAGCCTCCCGGCCCATCTTCTCCACCAGCATGCGCTTTGtctacacagaaacaaaacagcacacACCCATGTTGGTTCTCAAGGAAACAATTGTTtgaaccttttttctttttatttttaaacttctgaGCAGCCATGTCCTCATATGAATTTGTGTTCAGAAGAAACTGTACCGAAAGTGTGACTTtggttttaacacattttaatgatttggttttatttccgtGAACAAATCTCAGATAATTTGTTTTGACAGCATTACATTAAGTGTTTAGGTTTTAAGTAAAGCAAACTGAACTTACcagaaaatggttaaaataatgtatttgtttttttggtgtatCTTTCTTAATGTCCCTTTGAACATAAAATAACTGATAACTAAAACCTACAAGTAGATATGCACTGATGTgtcttaatattttaaataacactGATTTTTATGACCTAACTTTATTGAAtgcaaaaacaagctgcttGCCAAAAAGCAGGTAAATGCATCTATTATACATGAGGCAGAGCAAATATTGAACTGATCAACTAGTCAAACACAAACCTTGTTCCTGCACTCCTTCAGCAATCCTTCAACAAATTTCCAGTTCGTCTGAGCGATTACAGACGGTGACAAGTTGGATAGTTTAGGCTGCCTGATGGTGGTTCCCAGGTTTCTGGCTTCCTGGATGTATTTCTGATAAAAGGCAGAGAAATTGTTCAATAAATATTAGGCAAAcgttgaaataaataaagctggaaTCACTTAAGCTGACACAGATGGAACAGCAGGAGAACTACAGGCACTATGTTATAGTAAATCCCTGTATCTGCTGAAATGAGTCAGGAAAAACCATAAACGACCAGACTAAACTCAGCTGCTGAAAGTTACAGAAGCAGAGGGAGTTAAAGACCACATGTGTGGGCATTTCATCTGGCCTGTGGTCTACCAACACATACCACGTCCACAGTCACCGACTTTAGACACGGCTTGAAGGACTGCGAGAGCCAGTAGTAGTCAAGAAACACCAGGAGCTGCGGCTCCGGAAACAAACACTCTATGTGCTGCGAGTGTGTGAGCACGGGTGCAAGAGGGGCAGAGAAAAGGTGAACCAGAAGTATGAAAGGAGGTGAGAGGGAATAAAGGGGGAAATCAAAATAGAGCAGGTTAAAATAAGGTCATGCAAAAcgagcaaaagaaaacaaagcccAGGTAGTAAGACCGTATGAAGGAAAGTGCTGAAAAGAACGCCGGGAGCTCTCACCTCTCTCTGGTCGTTGTCTAAATAAAGGTGCTCGGCGTGTTGCTTCTGTCggtccctcctcctccactgaGCAGGAGCGCTTCTCTTTGCCCATCTGAAGcacaaagaaacattaaaaccagcTGCTGAGCAGACAGAATACAAGAGAAGGGACGTTCACACAGGGACGTTTTCATCCTTGCATTCACACAGAAATGGTGTTTAAGGAGCCCCAAAAATGggttctagttttatttttcgtGTAAATAgctaaaatgtgactttttaaaaaaagctatgtTGTCATAGTCCCACATCTAATCTAAACCTACGACCTAGAGGGTggtcttcttcttgtttcacaGTGTGTTGGATTTACACACGtgctccacgccttgtttcctgtttttagtgcCTTTTTGTGGCGCGGGTGACAGCACCACGTTTTTGGTGTTGAAGGCGAGGATGAAGGCGTGCCGTGTTTATGAGGAAACTTCAAACACTGTGCTTCCCTGTGGACACGTATTAAAACCCACTGACTTGTTGCTGGTGGGCCCGGTGGAGAGCACGTCGGACTGCAGCCGGGGGAAGAAGCCCTGCTCGTATCGGCCCTGACCGATCTTCATGTCCAGCAGGTGGGGGTGGAGGGCAGTGTGGTCGATCTTCGACACTCTCATCTCGATGGCTTTCTCTGTGGAGGACACCACACCGTGCATTTCTGTTATAATAACTCTCCCAAATCACAACAACGacgcaaacattaaaaaaaaaaaaaaaaaaactggatttctACATGTTGCCCAACCTGCTATTACAGTTTGAGATATTTCAGAACTTTTAAGACAACAATTCATGTTTAATTTGGTAAAAAACAATCCATAACTGTTTGGACAGgtgtactttattttattaaaaataaataaataaatctgtgccATCCATTCCAACAGTGTCTTTGAAAATAGATACGACACACGGCTACTCAAAAATCTGATATCCTCTTGTGGAAGACTGTcattttcttgtcctttttccttctttaatcATCTGGcaacattttctaaattttatgcaaaaatttaaaatagtatGGCTAAGAAGAATgatgtcaaactttaaaacaaacaagctgccAACAGAACAACGAGGACatcttaaaattaaagaaacacaaagaagcgCTTCCACCCAAACACCCACAGAGtcaagaggaagaaaaagggcTCAGAAAAGCTTTTCTTCGAAGAAAGCAGAGCAGAGCACACATGTTCCTTCAGACAGTGATTTCTGATGgctgatcaaaacaaaaaaagacacccACACAAGAGCTGAGtgaacaaaagcaacaataagGTGAGAAAATGTATGTCAATACGGGTTCTTTAAATAGTTTAGAAGGAGCTTAAAGCAGGAGAAGGTGTGAGTGGAGACAGTGGAGAGGTACAAACAGGTCAAAGCTGCAAAGAACAGTTCATCAGAAGTCAGATTACCCAAATCAAAAAGGAAGGAtcaagtattttattattaaacagatCTTGTTCGCAAAGTTTTGCAAAAACCATCATGTATGCAGTGCAGAGGGGAGCTCACAGATGAGATATATTTTGTGACAAACACCAGCAAACTCAAcctatttgaataaaaaatactggGACACCAAGTTAAAAGAACCCAGTGCATCCTCTGTGAGTGTCCCCCACACAAAAAGCACTACACAACGAAGGCTCTGCCACCCATGGATGAGCAAGAGAACTAGAAGATTTACGATCGTCTGTCTCGTGATTCTCCAGCTCAATGATTTGGGGTCCAGGAGCAACATCATCAGCTTTTTCATATCGCTTTTTAAGCAGCTGGTCTGCAAACAAGACATTGATTACGAGTCATTGATCAGAAGAAAGAGAACCTCCAGGTCTGTCAGAAATCTGGACTTTAGACTAAACGAATTTCTAAGATTTCTCCAGATACGTTCATTAAAAGTTTACACcgcaaaatacaaaacaaagaaagtttgCCCAAGACTGAAATACTTACCAaactatttatatttctgtttcgATCAATTCAAACTCATCAGATATTTTTAGAGCCGATCGTTTCTCCTTACCTGATTCTTCgatgtttgtgcatttttggtACATGGAGGTGCGCAGCGTGGGCGTACGGACGTTCAGCATGCGGATCTTCTCCACACGCGAGTCAAACACCCTCAGAGTGTGGTCCTTCTCCTCGTCGTCGTGACAAAGGATCTTACTATCGATGAAAGAGGCAAACATCTGAGTCTCCAGGAAACGAGACAGGAACGGCAGGTAGGGCTCTGGTTGGTCAGACAGGAAGGAGGCCTGCACACAGAAGGAAAACTCTGAGATTTAGGGTTTATATAAAACAACTCGGTTTCAGGCAGTGCATCTGAATGCCACTACACGGACCTTATCAAAGTTCTGCATCTGGTCTCTGTTGGTGAACCAGGACTCTTTGTCGTGGCTCGGCTGGATGACAAACACATCGTAGTCTGCGAACATCTGGGTGAACCGGTTGGCGAAGACCTCGCGCACCTGGATGTTGAGCTGGTGcatcttcagctcctcttcGTCGCACTGAAACCGCCCGTCCTTATTGCTGCTGGCATCCTCTTTCACCTCCAGCTGATCGGCACAAGCATTCAGGAATTCGGGTAAATATAAGCAATCGTTTTAAAATCAACTGTGACACAAGGAccagaagagaagagaagactGTCTGGAGAAGCAGGAGGGATCTGACAGCTACAACAGGCCTGATGAAACAGCAGAATTATAGGGAACCCAAGCGAATTATGATTTATGACCcatttgaaactgaaaaaaagttattttttagcAAATAATTAGGACGCTGTTATTGAGAGGGGGTGAAATGAAAAATCAGAACTacttctgtgtgtctgtgtgcttaaAAACGTTGCATTCAAGTGACGAgactcattttttattcttcaccTGTGTTTTAAAGTGACTACTGAgttgcatttaaacaaaaatcaagctTAAAAGGTGACCTTGTAGCTGAGAAACAACAGGAGGATGATGAGCTAATCCGTTCAGGGAGAGTTAATGGTGACTACATGGACATAAGCAGATTAGACTTTACATAAACAGTTCGTTCAGCTAGCTgggattctttttttaatgatgcaaTTTACTACCTGAAAAATACTGAATATGGACGTAAAAGTGTAGAGATGGAAACTACACTCGTCTTGTGGGGCTGAGAGATTTCCATGTTGAACTTTAGAGCCAAGACTGACATTTTTTGTTCGTTTTAGTTTAGATGGGTGGTGTTATGTCACCATTTATCCACCGTCTTGTCACTGAAAACCTGACAATGTTTACAACATGCTATGCTTTCCTTTTACTTTAACTCATTTTTATACCAGAGAAATGCAGCTGGAGCCACTTGACATGGAgcaacttaaaaacaaaagatgaagatAAGCTATAAAAGGAGGAGGTAATATAAACGTTAGAAAACACCATTTCCATCCTTGTTTGTAAGATACAGAGGTGAAAAAGGGGTTAAAGCTGATGCGCCTCCAAGGCAGCAGCAAAAATAACCCGAGTGCTGAACAAATACTGTTGTCCTTCCTCTGAATCTGCGAGGCCAGCATCATATTTTAAGGTGCTGCTCCAATAGGAAGCAACGCAggctttattattaaaaaaacaaacaaacatgcaaatgggAGCGCTGAAACAAGAGGTTGTTTCTTCTGTTACTGCACATCTGAAGCAACGGAAAGATCAAATAGTTTGAATTAATCAAATCtcatggaggaaaaacaaaacatctgtaagACGCACAAAATGTGCGACACAAACAGCTTTTAGTTCTCATGGTTTATTTCTCACACCTTTGAGAGGACAGCTGTCAGGAAATCTCTACAATAAAACCATTCCGATCAATAATCTGTGCAAACTGTATGTTTACAGAATATAAACAGTAATACAGTGAAGAGCTTCaaagttaaactaaataaatacatattactgtttttattactgaaaACACTGAGAAATGTTCCGTTTGTGGCCTAACAGAGGCTCACACTCACACTTGTGTCTCTTTTAATATCTCTGAATTTGAACTAAAATCATGAATAGTGTGAatatttaatcaatttatttaatGACTTTAATGCTGGATGAATACTGGACCTTTATTGATCCCATTTCTAAACCTTCATatatacagatttattttattagttacaGTTGTGTTTGTACTGCAATGGTTTTGTATTCCCAAACAAATAAACGAGCAACAACcaatttttactttctgaatggTTGAACACATTAAGATGGTAAAAATTAAGCTTTTAAGAGTTTCAACTCTTAAATCATCAGTGGTGGTCATCaaagtgagttgtttttttatcttttagattACGTCACCGTTTATTGCACTTCTTCGTGTCACCGAGCTCgctttcattaaaaattaagCCCCACCTACATGATACATGATCATTCGAGCAGCCGATCATTAATTCATGAGACGACATCATCTCTCACCTTCTCCAGGCTGACGCCCGTCCTCTTGACCAGGGCCTGCAGCCTGGCGATCGTTTCGTTCTGTCTCAGCAGGTAGGAGTTGAGGGGCGAGGCCAGGTTGCCGTTCCGCTTGTCAGAGACCATGTCGACCGATCGAAAGCCCCGGTACTTGGCCTGGCAGTCGCTGGAGTGGATATTCCCCTCTGGAGAAATGCCGAAGGACATGAGCACCTCTGAGATCTCCTGAATGAACTCCAGTTTGTTGGGAAACTGCGGCAGCTCCTCTGGCAGCTCGATGAAATGATTATCAATgtccacaaaacacaagttGGCCTGGAAGAAACCAAAAATGTGCATAAATATAGTAGATAATATCATATTTACGCAGGCTAACTGCAGCAATATTAAtccaaacaagtttttttctccATGTCAGAAGGTTTAACAGTTTAACTTCTTAATTTATCCCACATGTCTGACatattattaaacatttaacacttcTGTGCAAAAACCTGGAAACAAAAACTTGCTGCTAATGAGCTGACTGAAAAGTCAAGCTGGCACACAACGCTGAGAGCAAAATCGGCCTGGTTTAAAATATCCGGGTACACTGGAGGCACCGTGCAAGTTAAATATAAATGGGCTTAGGTTCCAATTATCTGGAGTAACTAGACACCCCAAAGTAGAAACAAAATGGAGGCAAAAATGGTTGTGAAAGCAGTGAAATAAAGGACTGTTGGCACAGATGCAGGGTTAAAAGGAGGTTTTCCTTCACAAGCAGGTGGTAAAATGTACTGGGAAGGGCGTGTTTGTACCTCCTGTGGCAGCTCGAGTTTGGTGCGGTCGTCCTGTCCGTTGGAGTGGAGGCCCATGAGATACGGTACAGGAGCATCCAGGAAGTGGAGCAGGGAGGCAGGCAGAATGGGAACGTACACATGCTGCCACTGGTAGGGGAACATCAAGGCTGTGATGCTCTCCGCTACGGTCATCAGCCTCTGATAatctgtttcacacacacaggcgTCATATTTAATATAGATCAGCGTACACAAATTCAGATTattgggaaaaaaagtgtttcatttgtcaagctgcatgttttgttcCTCGTTTTCACTccttaaaacccacaaaaaggCCAGTAAACATAAGACAGACGAGCTGTGCAGCAGTAAGGTCAGTGGTTTTAACTGCTGACGTCTCGTTCGTCTGTTTGCTCTTCTGATGTATGACTGTTCACAGAAATATCTGCTGCAGTCAGATAATCAGATCggacccaaaacaaacaacgtGACCGACTGGAGCCGCAGAGACTTTTCTGGAGCAAAGATTTCACTCTGTGGACACAAATTGGACTAACaagacattagaaaacaaaacaaagtcaacTCTACTTGAACCACACCGTCGTTGTTCCTCTTTTTGTTGTGCAACCGAATGACTGATAACCAAACTCAAAAGAATTATGTTGATGTTGCTCAAGCTCCTCCCGTTAACATTTGCTCTGGAAAATAATGACATAACCATTCCACTTTGACTGCAAATTAGACTAAAACGCAGATTTAAAAGAATCACCGCGGACACCaaatctgctgttttcattttcagtcaaaGTAAATACAAAGcctgtttttcacttttataatGTAGCATTTTTTACGATATTATGATGCAGctgtaaattaaacaaatggtGCAATAAACTCTATAAATTGACGCCAAATTAACCACAGAAACCTTCGGCCAGTTCTTGAAAGTTTCCCCAACAAACATCCCAACAGTCGGTCTGAAAAGGCAACAAAAGCCTAAAGTTAAATCGAACAAGCTTGAGCGTttcagataataaataaatgggagAACTTTAAAAACGTAGCACATAAAGTGAGCCTTCTTATTACGACCAGCAGGCCAAAGTGAGAACTGTAAATAAGGATTAATAAAAAGGAAGTTAAAAGCCTCATAAAAACAGGTCAgagtgattttaatgaaactgtattTCTTGCAACATAAATGAAACACAACGAACAGTGACTCCACTTTAATCACAGCAAGTCTGCTGCTTCAAAAGAAATATAGAAAAACTATACAGACTGTGGTTTTATAATACAAACCCAACGAAACGTCATCCATGAGGGAAGTTAAATAAGCTCCTGTTTACTGCTGGTATTTGCATATTGTAAACTACACTGGTCTTGACcactttgtttagtttctgaCCAATAGAGCGCCACCTCTAGTTTTAGTCTCTTTCAGGGGAAGTCCTCAGAAAGGTCCACAGTGCCCGGTGTTATCCGGTATTTAGAGGATCCAGGCTGAAGAGGGGCACAGCTGCAGCCAGCTGACCCACTGGTCAAATGCTTTATCGGGACTCCACATAGCAACACTCACAAGCTCGGGCTTTCACACCTCAGTCAACTGGTGTACATGCAAATATGTGCCCTGTCCTCCTCATCTGCATTCCTGCTCAAAGCTGTTCACACCTACAGAGcgctcagcagcagctctgcctcTCCTCTTAtggtgccaaaaaaaaacccgatTACTTCATTTGGTTGCGTGCTGGTCCAGGAGAGGGGACTCTCCGCCCGTCTTATCCCAGGATGGGGATAAGTATACTAACATCACCCATGTCCTGTTCAAATAGGCCATCAGATCAAACCACTTAAAAAGCTGCATGCCCAGAATATTTTAGAAAGTGAGAATTGATAACAGTTTAGGGATGGAGTGATGCTGTTACTATTTACTCACCAAGAGTGAATTATGTAGCGCAGAAGACTAAAATTATCCTCAAAATAGAGAAGTTAAACTCAAGTCCAACATGGTGTTTTAAATGGGTGTGTTTTAACACGTATTTAACTTTCCAATAAATAGTTAGATGTGAACATTTGTTCATCAGCGTTTATTTCCAGAGAACAAAGTGTTCTGACACAggaacagcttcagctctgtgGATTTAACCTCGATTTTCATCAGCGGGGTTCAAATCTGCGTACATTTCTGACTGAAACAACTTCAGTCAGTTCAGATCTTCCCTTCAGGCCCTTCTCCCCTGATTTGTCCTGTCACTGTCAACCGCATGAATCACATAAAGGGACAAAGCGCAAAAAAAGCAGATTATGTCTGGATTGCACCTCATCACAATAGCTGACGCACAATGGGCTTTCAGTCTCAGACTGACAACAGAAACAGCATCCTTTTTTCACATCACCTCTGTTTCTTGTCATAGAAAATAAGCAagacaggtttttatttctttcttctttaaatcAGAGTGAAGAattcctgttctgtttttgtcccgCAGCATTTACGGTCGTCTCCTCGGCCTCTTTCCTCGAGTGCGTGGCGAATTTCTCCTGGTTTCCTCTGGATGGAAGCTCAGCTCCACACAACCGCCTTCACATGTTCCTGCAGTGATGAGCCTCACGGGGGTGAGGAGAGGCATGATGTCACCGCTGACCAATAATAATCATCCTGCATTACCGCTATCCTCCCCGTCTTCGGGTTGCCTAGCAACACGACAGCTTTCCCCCTAAAGAGCTTTTCCCTCCCGGCCCCTGCCGTTTTGTAAACCATTTGCTTTCGCTTGCAGTTGTAATGGATCCAGTCGGCACAACAGACCCAGCACCCTTAAGCGATCTGCCCGTTTCCACTCAGTCTATCCGAAAAACACTACCTCTGCAATCAAAATGAGATGGATTTTTACTAATGAACAAATGCAGGCAGAGATCAAGCTCCCTGTGATAATGAAGGCTTGTGATTTGGTTTTCAAAGCTAATTAAATTAGCTAATAATCAGATCGTTGCTGAGTGTTAAAGCACAGGAGATAAATCTGAGTgattaaagacagaaacagtaCTGTATCATCAATGAAGATGACTTTAAAGTTGGTTTCAATTAAGCCTGAAAAATTAGAAAgcaaatttaatgaaaagaaaaatgaccacaaatgttttgcatttcttCCGAGCAAATAAGTGTTTTTCACTTCTCGAAAATGGAAAGAGTTGCTTTTTTTAGAGAACAGCATGCAAATTCATACATCGGCCTTAGAACCCCGCTGCACTTTTCCAACGTCCgtaacaaaaaaagactgaattacCACTCGAGTTCGTACATCCATCTGCAGGTGTCGGGGCGGTAAACAGTTTCAACTTTTCTTTCCGGCCTATTTTTAAGCTTCACGTTCGTTTGTGTATTCTTGATGTAAATGAGTAATGCAGCACTGCGTAGCAGGAGAGATGAGGAGGTCACAGCTGATTTCTGACACAACATACAATAACTTCAATCAACTATTTGTAACAATGATTTTCTTATAAACCAGAGGCCAAAAAGGTCAACATAATtaagtgagaaaataaaacaaattatcaATAATTAGTCTGATCTTTAGAGAATTCCTAGTCTCATATCACGACACTGATACGTCTCCCAGCTTCTGTTAGATGAGTGTCCAGTACAGGTCCTGAAGGGTcactttcctgcatgttttagttgtttctctgctcttcagcaggtcttcaggttctacagaagcccgttaatcactcCTTcgtttaaatcaggtgtgtcaaagcagagaaacatctaaaacgtgcaggatggaggccctccaggaccaggattggacaccgctgtGTTAGATCTTACAGGGTGATAAGACCTGATAATTCCCAAATAAATGATGTTAGAAATGATTGATTTAGAACTTCtcattttgtacatttagcAATTTAAAGCATTCCCTTACTGAACAGGATAATCTTGACTACTTGTAATCCTTTGGTACTGGATGCTTAAGGCTACATGAAAGCTCTGAGCGTAACCGTACGGAGACTGCGACTTACGTTGTGAGTAGAGCAGTATCTGCATCTCGAGCAGGGCACATGTGAACAGCTGAAGAACGTTCTCCACCCCGAGCAGATTAAACATTTCACCGATGGCAAAGTCAAAGAGCGGGAGCTCAGACGTGCTCGGCCTCTGGCACACGATGGGCCCGTAGACGCCTGAGAACTTGAGGGAACGCCCGGAGGGAGGCTGGGGCACCTCGTAGAGGATGTTGTAGATGTAGCTCTCTAAAGGGAGGGGTGGGGGCTGCGGGGACGTGACCGCCTGGTGAAGCTGCTCCAACACCTTCCTGCAAGCCTGAGCGAAAGCCATGGGAGTGATGAGGCAGATGCACTTTGACACGTACAGCGTGTCGCGGCTGATGTCGTACGAGTTGAAGCGCTGCAGGCGGGAGATGGCGGGCGCGGCATGGAGCACGGGACGAGACTGGGAGAGCCGCTGGTCCTCGGGGCCTTGCGGGGAGGTGGGGGTGTGTAGGATGTCGTACTGCTCTGCGTTGTGCATGTGGTAAAGTGTCTGCATAGCACTGCAGATCTGCTTACTGGTCACCTCCTCAAAGAAGGTGAGGGCAAAGCCATATGTCCGAGAACCATCCTCTCTGGTGATGATAAACGAGTGGAACTGGGGCTCCCTGGAGTCAACTTGTGTCCTGAATGATAGACCCTTTGGCATACAGAGCTGTGGGAGGATCACAAAGttgagaaagagagagattaCTTGCTTTGAAATTGCGtgca
Protein-coding regions in this window:
- the dennd5a gene encoding DENN domain-containing protein 5A isoform X3: MTTGFSSGSSRFADYFVICGLDTESGLEPDELSALCQYIEATKFRDGARGKLASANEGENFEQSPLRRTFKSKVLAHYPENVEWNPFDQDAVGMLCMPKGLSFRTQVDSREPQFHSFIITREDGSRTYGFALTFFEEVTSKQICSAMQTLYHMHNAEQYDILHTPTSPQGPEDQRLSQSRPVLHAAPAISRLQRFNSYDISRDTLYVSKCICLITPMAFAQACRKVLEQLHQAVTSPQPPPLPLESYIYNILYEVPQPPSGRSLKFSGVYGPIVCQRPSTSELPLFDFAIGEMFNLLGVENVLQLFTCALLEMQILLYSQHYQRLMTVAESITALMFPYQWQHVYVPILPASLLHFLDAPVPYLMGLHSNGQDDRTKLELPQEANLCFVDIDNHFIELPEELPQFPNKLEFIQEISEVLMSFGISPEGNIHSSDCQAKYRGFRSVDMVSDKRNGNLASPLNSYLLRQNETIARLQALVKRTGVSLEKLEVKEDASSNKDGRFQCDEEELKMHQLNIQVREVFANRFTQMFADYDVFVIQPSHDKESWFTNRDQMQNFDKASFLSDQPEPYLPFLSRFLETQMFASFIDSKILCHDDEEKDHTLRVFDSRVEKIRMLNVRTPTLRTSMYQKCTNIEESEKAIEMRVSKIDHTALHPHLLDMKIGQGRYEQGFFPRLQSDVLSTGPTSNKWAKRSAPAQWRRRDRQKQHAEHLYLDNDQREKYIQEARNLGTTIRQPKLSNLSPSVIAQTNWKFVEGLLKECRNKTKRMLVEKMGREAVELGHGEVSITGVEENTLIASLCDLLERIWSHGLQVKQGKSALWSHLLHYQDSKEKNATPGSLGPPGFIHDTERRKSDGGGSAMPPLRVSLIQDMRHIQNISEIKTDVGKARAWVRLSMEKKLLSRHLKQLLSEHELTKKLYKRYAFLRCDDEKEQFLYHLLSFNAVDYFCFTNVFTTIMIPYHVVIVPSKKLGGSMFTANPWVCVSGELSETGVLQVPRNTLEITFECQNLGKLTTVQMGHDNSGLYAKWLVECVMVRNEITGHTYKFPCGRWLGKGVDDGSLERILVGELITPSTENDERMCRTPPMQQSPGMMRRFVTISPSSKPKLNTGQIQEGVGEAINGIVKHFHKPEKERGSLTILLCGEYGLVWALEQVFQHGFKSPRLFKNVFIWDFLEKAQVYFESAEQREVAPDENWQTRVRHFCRFMRAINNTSRNIGKDGKFQVLVCLGARDHLLHHWIALLADCPITSQMYEDTALIKDRSLVNSLIRVLQTLQEFNITLEASLIKGVGI